The DNA sequence GGCAAACCAGCGGCCCGAGGCCAGCACCTGCCGATGGGCGGGCGCCAGGCCCGCGGTGGACAACGACGTGGGCGGCATGACGGGAATCGGCGCTTGCGTCGGGTGGCCGACAGACGGGCGCGCCCGGGCGTCCGATGATCCCCGACATGACTTCCCTTTGCAATGCCAAGCCCTTCCCCGAGCCCTTCCCGGTGGCCGGCACCCTGCTCCATGCCGGCGACGCGGGCGATGTCACCCGGCTGCCCCCGCCGGTCACGCCGGCCGTGCTGGAGCACCTCGACGGACGCGTGCTCGGTGCCTACGTGGTGTCCACGCCCGACGACGCGCACTCCCACCTGTGGGAGATGCACCCCGCGGCGGACGAGGTGCTGTACCTGCTCGCGGGCGAACTGGAGGTGGAGCACGACGACGGGCAGGCCCGCGGCCGCACCCGCCTGCGCGCCCACGAAGGCCTGGTGATGCCGCGCGGGGTGTGGCACCGCCTGGTCGTGCGCCAGCCCGGCATGTTGTTGGCGCTGACCACGCCGCGCGGCACGCAGCTGCGCCCCCACGCCGCAGACGCCCATGCAGCGTGAGCGTGCGCGGCGGGTCGTCGTGTCGGCGCTGCTGGCCCTGGTGGTCTTCGGCAGCTGGGCGTACGCGGTGAACTTCCACGACCCCGGGCGCCGGCTGGTCGCCGCGCTTTCCCAGGGCCTGTTCAGCTTTGCCTTCTCGCTGGTGGTGATGTCGATCACCGAGGCCACCTATGCGCGGCTTGCCGGCCGGCGCTGGCAGGTGCCGCTGGCGGTCGCGGTCCCGGTGGGCACCAGCGTCGTCGGCGCCGCGCTGGTCCACCTGGCCGCACGCACGCCGTCGCCCGGGCTGACGCTGCTGGGCCCGGCCCTGGTGGGCGCCGCATACCAGACCGCCTACGTGCTGCACCTGCGGCGCCGCGACGACCGGTCGCGGGACGACATGCAAAAGGGCCTCCCGAAGGAGGCCCTGGAACGTGGCGGCTGACGGGCCGCCAGGCCGGGAAGCCGGGCCGGACGGCCCGGACCTCCGCGGTGCGCCTTACTTGCTGTAGGCCGTCTCGCCGTGCGAGGTGATGTCCAGGCCCTCGCGTTCGGCCTCTTCCGAGACCCGCAGCCCGACCAGCAGGTCCACGATCTTGTAGGCGATCACGGAGACCACGGCCGACCAGACGATGGTGATGAGCACGCCCTTGAGCTGGATCAGCAGCTGCGCGCCGATCGCGTAGTCTTCCGCACCCGTGCCGCCCAGGCCCGGCGCCGCGAAGACGCCGGTCAGGATGGCACCGACGATGCCGCCGACGCCGTGCACGCCGAACACGTCGAACGAGTCGTCCACGCCCAGCATGCGCTTCAGGCCGGTCACGCCCCACAGGCAGATCAGGCCGGCCGCCAGGCCGATCACGATGGCGCCCATCGGGCCGACGAAGCCGGCCGCCGGGGTCACGCCCACCAGGCCCGCCACCGCGCCGGAGGCCGCACCCAGCATCGAGGCCTTGCCCTTGGTCAGCGCTTCACCCACGCACCAGGCCAGGGTGGCGGCACCGGTGGCGACGATGGTGTTGACGAAGGCCAGCGCAGCGGTGCCGTTGGCAGCCAGCGCGGAACCCGCGTTGAAGCCGAACCAGCCCACCCACAGCAGCGAGGCACCGACCATGGTCAGGGTCAGCGAGTGCGGGGGCATCGCTTCCTTGCCGTAGCCCAGGCGCTTGCCGACCATGTAGGCACCGACCAGGGCCGCGATGCCGGCGTTGATGTGGATGACGGTGCCGCCGGCGAAGTCCAGCGCGCCGTCCTCGAACAGCAGGCCGCCCTCGGCCCACACCATGTGGGCGACCGGGATGTAGCAGAAGGTGAACCACAGCACCGAGAACAGCATCACCGCGGAGAAGCGGATGCGCTCGGCGAAGCCGCCCACGATCAGCGCGACGGTGATGGCCGCGAACGCCGACTGGAAGCCCGCGAACACGTACTCGGGGATGGTGCCCGACAGCGTGTCCGGCGTGATGCCACGCAGGAACACCTTCTCCAGCGTGCCGACGAACGAGCCGCCGCCCGCGAAGGCCAGGCTGTAGCCGTACAGCGACCACAGGACCGTGATCAGCGAGAAGATCACGAACACCTGCATCAGCACGGACAGCATGTTCTTCGCGCGGGTCAGGCCGCCGTAGAACAGGGCCAGGCCCGGGATGCTCATCATGATGACCAGCAGCGTGGAGGTCAGCATCCACGCGGTGTCGCCGGTGTCGAGCTTGGGTTCGGCTTCGGTCGGCGCGGCCTCGGGGGCAGCCGGCGCAGCGTC is a window from the Caldimonas thermodepolymerans genome containing:
- a CDS encoding cupin domain-containing protein, with translation MTSLCNAKPFPEPFPVAGTLLHAGDAGDVTRLPPPVTPAVLEHLDGRVLGAYVVSTPDDAHSHLWEMHPAADEVLYLLAGELEVEHDDGQARGRTRLRAHEGLVMPRGVWHRLVVRQPGMLLALTTPRGTQLRPHAADAHAA
- a CDS encoding ammonium transporter codes for the protein MKKLLAILALGSALFGLTDLALAQDAAAPVTEAVQAAPADAAPAAPEAAPTEAEPKLDTGDTAWMLTSTLLVIMMSIPGLALFYGGLTRAKNMLSVLMQVFVIFSLITVLWSLYGYSLAFAGGGSFVGTLEKVFLRGITPDTLSGTIPEYVFAGFQSAFAAITVALIVGGFAERIRFSAVMLFSVLWFTFCYIPVAHMVWAEGGLLFEDGALDFAGGTVIHINAGIAALVGAYMVGKRLGYGKEAMPPHSLTLTMVGASLLWVGWFGFNAGSALAANGTAALAFVNTIVATGAATLAWCVGEALTKGKASMLGAASGAVAGLVGVTPAAGFVGPMGAIVIGLAAGLICLWGVTGLKRMLGVDDSFDVFGVHGVGGIVGAILTGVFAAPGLGGTGAEDYAIGAQLLIQLKGVLITIVWSAVVSVIAYKIVDLLVGLRVSEEAEREGLDITSHGETAYSK